One window of Helicobacter winghamensis ATCC BAA-430 genomic DNA carries:
- a CDS encoding DHH family phosphoesterase, translating to MEVYHLSHIDLDGYGCQMVSREFYRQAFKECNLHFYNANYGKEVAARLEQIYKSIKAQSIGSKAHILVSDLNLTLEECERLTQVVLELNLSGFSVTFELLDHHKSGQECAQKYAWYVLDTKRCATKIVYDTLLMRYGLSDSTRAWLESMVAMINSIDLWLENGFAFEFGKVAMRLIVEAKELNRFMFDDEDRTYKLALLSESARFLSQDNGHILLDNAILEMKKCFLKGSLLSDTLDNLASRYQCELLAQKAESCSVYWGGYWGFLSYSIGNISVLANLFLKNNPQFDFFIDVSARGNVSLRANNACDVSLLAKKCFNGGGHPNASGGKIEGFKESFVYADIKECVQNILETLE from the coding sequence ATGGAAGTGTATCATTTATCCCATATTGATTTAGATGGCTATGGTTGTCAAATGGTTAGTAGGGAGTTTTATAGGCAAGCTTTTAAAGAATGTAATTTGCATTTTTATAATGCAAATTATGGCAAGGAAGTGGCAGCGCGTTTAGAACAGATTTATAAGAGTATTAAAGCCCAAAGCATTGGAAGTAAAGCGCATATTTTAGTGAGTGATTTAAATTTAACGCTTGAAGAGTGTGAGCGATTAACACAGGTTGTGCTGGAGCTTAATCTTAGTGGTTTTAGCGTAACTTTTGAGCTATTAGATCATCATAAAAGCGGACAAGAATGCGCACAAAAATATGCTTGGTATGTGCTAGATACTAAACGTTGTGCGACAAAAATTGTATATGATACACTTTTAATGCGTTATGGACTAAGTGATTCTACAAGGGCGTGGTTAGAATCTATGGTGGCGATGATTAATAGTATTGATTTATGGCTTGAAAATGGGTTTGCCTTTGAGTTTGGCAAGGTGGCAATGCGCTTAATTGTGGAAGCAAAAGAGTTAAATCGTTTTATGTTTGATGATGAAGATAGGACTTATAAGCTTGCTTTACTTAGTGAGTCAGCAAGGTTTCTCTCACAAGATAATGGGCATATTTTGCTAGATAATGCGATTTTAGAGATGAAAAAATGCTTTTTGAAAGGAAGTTTGCTAAGTGATACGCTAGATAATTTAGCTTCAAGGTATCAATGCGAGCTTTTAGCACAAAAGGCGGAATCTTGTAGCGTGTATTGGGGAGGATATTGGGGGTTTTTGAGTTATAGCATTGGGAATATTTCAGTGTTGGCAAATTTGTTTTTAAAGAATAATCCACAATTTGATTTTTTTATAGATGTAAGCGCTAGGGGGAATGTGAGCTTGCGTGCAAATAACGCGTGTGATGTGAGTTTGCTAGCAAAGAAATGTTTTAATGGTGGCGGACACCCTAATGCAAGTGGTGGCAAGATTGAAGGCTTTAAAGAAAGCTTTGTGTATGCAGACATTAAAGAATGTGTGCAGAATATTTTAGAAACTTTGGAGTAG
- the flhA gene encoding flagellar biosynthesis protein FlhA, producing MAIAEKKPSLLSKITPFLSFLTGSKDLTVVFFIIAILAIIIVPLPSALLDFFLAISIALSALIILIALYVKKPTDFSAFPTLLLIITLFRLSLNIATTRMILSNGHLGPEAVSDIITAFGQFVVGGNYVIGIILFVILVIINFMVVTNGSTRVSEVKARFTLDAMPGKQMAIDADLNSGVIGQDEAKARRDALAAEADFYGSMDGANKFVKGDAIAGIIITLINIIGGFLIGVFQRDMTLSDAASTFTILTIGDGLVSQLPALIVSTATGIIVTRFSKEGDNFASGIIDQLINESKTLLIVGCILILFAMVPGLPTLSLGFVGLLFLGLSLLLSKQKDGEVWQYVESLLKKIKKENKTKLEGGVDIENLPQRKAAQEAAARATQQPPKESEEERRKRDEAEIDNALKVKILRVGLGYQLIKFADPAQGGELVNKIRQIRKAMATEYGILVPMVHLRDDLNLPPDEYQILLKEIEIGHGKIMVDKYLAIASSGFAGELQDGVPTKEPVFGLDAYWIGEDKKEDAIIEGYTIIDGATVISTHIQELIKRHAEELLTRQEVHNLLGKLGQDYPVLAEEIKGVGVGTIQHILKELLHEQIPIKDMLSIAEAIADGYPAYKGDLPTLTEYVRACLKRLITHNFQSDDGTLRYFILSPTLEQFLLERLPDGQKMGQRLRLSPTESQSLLDAINIAQQKGASLGAVPTIIGGIPMVLRKPLATFMEQYGFGRNMIALSVAEIDYQTKYEVLGAVDFPV from the coding sequence TTATTTTAATTGCTTTGTATGTGAAAAAGCCCACAGATTTTTCGGCTTTTCCTACGCTTTTGCTAATTATTACGCTTTTTAGACTTTCTTTAAATATTGCCACAACAAGAATGATTTTAAGCAATGGGCATTTAGGACCTGAAGCGGTTAGTGATATTATCACAGCATTTGGACAATTTGTTGTGGGAGGCAACTATGTAATTGGAATCATTTTGTTTGTTATTTTGGTTATTATTAACTTTATGGTTGTAACAAATGGTTCTACAAGGGTTTCAGAAGTTAAAGCGAGATTTACCCTTGATGCAATGCCGGGTAAGCAAATGGCAATTGATGCGGATTTAAACTCGGGGGTTATTGGACAAGATGAAGCAAAGGCTAGGCGTGATGCACTAGCTGCTGAAGCAGATTTTTATGGTTCAATGGACGGAGCTAATAAGTTTGTTAAAGGCGATGCGATTGCTGGGATTATTATTACGCTTATTAATATTATTGGAGGATTTTTAATTGGCGTGTTTCAACGCGATATGACTTTAAGTGATGCGGCATCAACTTTTACGATTCTAACTATTGGCGATGGGCTTGTTTCACAACTTCCTGCATTAATTGTTTCTACTGCAACAGGTATTATTGTAACACGCTTTAGCAAAGAAGGGGATAATTTCGCTTCTGGGATTATTGATCAATTAATTAATGAGTCAAAAACGTTGTTAATTGTGGGTTGTATTTTGATTCTTTTTGCTATGGTTCCGGGTTTGCCAACGCTTTCTTTAGGTTTTGTAGGCTTGCTATTTTTGGGACTTTCTTTGCTTTTAAGCAAGCAAAAAGACGGAGAGGTTTGGCAATATGTGGAATCACTTTTGAAAAAAATCAAAAAAGAAAATAAAACAAAGCTTGAAGGTGGAGTTGATATAGAAAATCTACCACAACGCAAGGCGGCGCAAGAAGCGGCTGCAAGAGCTACCCAACAGCCTCCAAAAGAAAGTGAAGAAGAGCGTAGAAAGCGTGATGAGGCAGAGATTGATAATGCTCTAAAAGTTAAGATTTTGCGTGTAGGGCTTGGGTATCAGCTCATTAAATTTGCAGATCCTGCACAAGGTGGGGAGCTTGTTAATAAAATCCGTCAAATCCGTAAAGCAATGGCAACAGAATATGGAATCTTGGTGCCTATGGTGCATTTAAGAGATGATTTAAACTTGCCTCCTGATGAGTATCAAATCTTGCTAAAAGAAATTGAGATTGGACATGGCAAGATTATGGTAGATAAGTATCTAGCAATTGCTTCAAGCGGTTTTGCAGGAGAATTGCAAGATGGAGTGCCAACCAAAGAGCCAGTATTTGGGCTAGATGCTTATTGGATTGGTGAAGATAAGAAAGAAGATGCAATTATTGAGGGCTATACAATTATTGATGGCGCAACTGTGATTAGCACGCATATCCAAGAGCTTATCAAACGCCACGCTGAAGAGCTTTTAACACGCCAAGAAGTGCATAATTTATTAGGAAAGCTTGGGCAAGATTATCCTGTGTTAGCTGAAGAGATTAAAGGCGTAGGCGTAGGGACAATCCAGCACATCTTAAAAGAGTTGTTACACGAGCAGATTCCTATTAAGGATATGTTAAGCATTGCAGAAGCAATTGCTGATGGCTATCCCGCATATAAGGGAGATTTACCAACACTAACAGAATATGTAAGAGCGTGTTTGAAGCGTCTAATAACACATAATTTTCAAAGTGATGATGGGACTTTGCGCTATTTTATTCTTTCGCCAACGCTTGAGCAATTTTTGCTTGAGCGATTACCAGATGGGCAAAAAATGGGGCAACGCTTGCGTTTAAGCCCTACAGAGTCGCAAAGTTTGCTAGATGCGATTAATATTGCTCAGCAAAAGGGAGCATCTCTTGGGGCAGTGCCTACGATTATTGGCGGGATTCCAATGGTGCTAAGAAAACCTTTAGCAACCTTTATGGAGCAGTATGGTTTTGGGCGAAATATGATTGCTTTAAGCGTGGCAGAGATTGATTATCAAACAAAATATGAAGTCTTGGGTGCAGTAGATTTTCCAGTGTAA
- the purN gene encoding phosphoribosylglycinamide formyltransferase: MQVKRIAILFSGNGSNLEALIRALHNKYFCARDLQVLEAQEFLIGGISNAFMECEECKGAFKIEVVLALSNKKDAYGLVRAKNLGIKTQVLESVAFKDRAEFDRELVGILKPLELDLCVLAGFMRILTPIFTSSIKAVNIHPSLLPLFKGAHGITESYQSPMQLGGVSVHYVSDELDGGEIIAQGVLVKKQGESLESYEARIHKLEHYLYPLAVLEAL; encoded by the coding sequence GTGCAAGTAAAGCGTATTGCGATTTTATTTAGTGGGAATGGGAGTAATTTAGAAGCATTGATTAGAGCCTTGCACAACAAGTATTTTTGCGCTAGAGATTTACAGGTTTTAGAAGCGCAAGAATTTTTAATAGGTGGAATCTCAAATGCGTTTATGGAATGTGAAGAGTGTAAGGGCGCATTTAAGATAGAAGTCGTGCTAGCACTAAGTAATAAAAAAGATGCTTATGGCTTAGTGCGTGCTAAAAATCTTGGGATTAAAACACAGGTTTTAGAAAGTGTGGCGTTTAAAGATAGAGCGGAGTTTGATAGAGAGCTTGTTGGGATTTTAAAGCCTTTAGAGTTAGATTTATGTGTGCTAGCTGGCTTTATGCGGATTTTAACTCCCATTTTTACAAGTTCTATTAAAGCGGTTAATATTCACCCCTCACTTTTGCCACTTTTTAAAGGCGCACACGGAATTACGGAATCCTATCAAAGTCCAATGCAGCTAGGAGGTGTTAGCGTGCATTATGTTAGCGATGAACTAGATGGTGGGGAGATAATCGCACAAGGCGTGCTTGTAAAGAAGCAAGGGGAGAGTTTGGAGTCCTATGAAGCTAGGATTCATAAACTAGAGCATTATCTCTATCCTTTAGCGGTGTTAGAGGCACTTTAG